The following proteins come from a genomic window of Mycolicibacterium rufum:
- a CDS encoding membrane protein — MPQQNSRAATVAGLVLAGTGLSHFVVPQVYESFTKPAFPDNTRTHVYIDGGIETVVGLGLAARKTRKLALAGLVAYLLYLGGNVVRQK; from the coding sequence GTGCCCCAACAGAATTCCCGCGCCGCCACCGTCGCCGGTCTCGTCCTCGCCGGTACCGGCCTGTCGCACTTCGTGGTGCCGCAGGTCTACGAGAGCTTCACCAAGCCGGCGTTCCCGGACAACACCCGGACCCACGTCTACATCGACGGCGGCATCGAGACGGTCGTCGGGCTGGGCCTCGCGGCGCGTAAGACCCGCAAGCTCGCGCTGGCCGGGCTGGTCGCCTACCTGCTGTACCTCGGCGGGAATGTGGTCCGCCAGAAATAG
- a CDS encoding sensor histidine kinase, with protein sequence MSANGPAPKRGELRIYLGAAPGVGKTFAMLGEAHRRLERGTDLVAGVIETHGRTKTAELLEGIEVIPPRVISYRGSRFPELDVPAILARRPQVVLVDELAHTNTPGSKNPKRWQDVEELLAAGITVVSTVNVQHLESLNDVVTQITGIEQQEKVPDEVVRSADQIELVDITPEALRRRLSHGNVYAPERIDAALSNYFRRGNLTALRELALLWLADQVDAALAKYREENAITATWEARERVVVAVTGGPESETLVRRASRIASKSSAELMVVHVVRGDGLTGVSASSMGKVRELVASLGATLHTVVGDDVPAALLDFAREINATQLVLGTSRRSRWARMFDEGIGATVVQHSEAIDVHMVTHPEAARGIRWSALVPRHRRVTSWLAAVLVPSAICALIVGALDTVLDINGESALFFIGVLVVALLGGIAPAALSAALSGLLLNYFLVEPRYTFTIAQPDSAVTVVVLLLVAVAVAALVDRSVNRTREARRAAQEAELLALFAGSVLRGADLDTLLEKVRETYAQRAVSLLRRTGDTDAIVGCVGVDPCLDVDRADTAVEVGDDEFWLLLAGRTLPARDRRVLTAVATQAAGLVRQRELAVEAGEAETLARADELRRSLLSAVSHDLRTPLAAAKMAVSSLRGTDVAFSPEDTAELLATVEESIDQLTALVGNLLDSSRLAAGVVRPESSRVYLEETVQRALLGISRGATGYGRAELDRVKVDVGDQVVMADGGLLERVLANLLDNALRYAADGPIRVTAGRVGTRVLVAVADEGPGIARGSEDQIFDAFQRLGDQDTSSGVGLGLSVARGFVEAMGGSISVGDTPGGGLTVEIDLPAPQEAQQ encoded by the coding sequence GTGTCAGCGAACGGTCCCGCGCCCAAACGGGGGGAGCTGCGCATCTACCTGGGCGCGGCGCCCGGCGTCGGCAAGACCTTCGCCATGCTCGGCGAGGCGCACCGGCGCCTGGAACGGGGCACCGATCTGGTGGCCGGGGTGATCGAGACCCACGGGCGGACGAAGACCGCCGAACTGCTCGAGGGCATCGAGGTCATCCCACCGCGCGTCATCTCCTACCGCGGCAGCCGTTTCCCCGAACTCGACGTGCCGGCGATCCTGGCCCGCCGCCCCCAGGTGGTTCTGGTCGACGAGCTCGCCCACACCAACACTCCCGGCAGCAAGAACCCCAAACGCTGGCAGGACGTCGAGGAACTGCTCGCGGCCGGGATCACCGTCGTCAGCACGGTCAACGTGCAGCATCTGGAAAGCCTCAACGACGTCGTCACCCAGATCACCGGCATCGAGCAGCAGGAGAAGGTGCCCGACGAGGTGGTGCGGTCGGCCGATCAGATCGAACTCGTCGACATCACCCCGGAGGCGTTGCGGCGCAGGCTCTCCCACGGGAACGTGTATGCGCCGGAGCGCATCGACGCCGCGCTGTCCAACTACTTCCGGCGCGGCAACCTGACCGCGCTGCGGGAGCTGGCGCTGCTGTGGCTGGCCGACCAGGTCGACGCCGCGCTGGCGAAGTACCGGGAAGAGAACGCCATCACCGCGACGTGGGAGGCCCGCGAACGGGTCGTCGTCGCCGTCACCGGGGGACCGGAGTCGGAGACGTTGGTGCGCAGGGCGTCTCGCATCGCCTCGAAGTCCAGCGCGGAGCTGATGGTCGTCCACGTCGTGCGCGGTGACGGGTTGACCGGCGTGTCGGCGTCATCCATGGGCAAGGTCCGCGAACTCGTCGCCAGCCTGGGCGCGACGCTGCACACCGTGGTCGGGGACGACGTGCCCGCCGCGCTGCTCGACTTCGCCCGGGAGATCAACGCCACCCAGCTGGTGCTCGGCACCTCGCGACGATCGCGCTGGGCGCGCATGTTCGACGAGGGCATCGGCGCGACGGTCGTGCAGCATTCCGAGGCCATCGACGTCCACATGGTGACGCACCCCGAGGCCGCGCGCGGTATCCGGTGGTCCGCCCTGGTGCCGCGCCATCGGCGCGTGACGTCCTGGCTGGCCGCGGTGCTCGTGCCCTCGGCGATCTGTGCGCTGATCGTCGGCGCGCTGGACACCGTCCTCGACATCAACGGCGAGAGCGCGCTGTTCTTCATCGGCGTGCTGGTCGTCGCGCTGCTGGGTGGCATCGCGCCCGCCGCGCTGTCGGCCGCCCTGTCCGGGCTGCTGCTGAACTACTTCCTCGTCGAACCGCGCTACACCTTCACGATCGCCCAGCCCGACAGCGCCGTCACCGTCGTCGTCCTGCTGCTCGTCGCGGTCGCGGTGGCTGCGCTGGTGGACCGGTCGGTCAACCGCACCCGGGAGGCGCGCCGCGCCGCGCAGGAGGCCGAACTGCTGGCACTGTTCGCTGGATCGGTGCTGCGCGGCGCCGACCTCGACACTCTGCTGGAGAAGGTCCGGGAGACCTACGCCCAACGGGCCGTCAGCCTGCTGCGCCGCACCGGCGACACCGACGCGATCGTGGGCTGCGTCGGCGTGGATCCCTGCCTGGACGTCGACCGTGCCGACACCGCGGTCGAGGTCGGCGACGACGAGTTCTGGCTGCTGCTGGCGGGCCGCACCCTCCCGGCCAGGGACCGCCGGGTGCTGACCGCGGTCGCCACGCAGGCGGCCGGGCTGGTCCGCCAGCGGGAACTGGCGGTGGAGGCCGGAGAGGCCGAGACGCTCGCCCGCGCCGACGAACTGCGGCGCTCGCTGCTGTCGGCCGTCAGCCACGATCTGCGCACCCCGCTGGCGGCCGCCAAGATGGCGGTGTCGAGTCTGCGCGGCACCGACGTCGCGTTCTCCCCGGAGGACACCGCCGAACTGCTGGCGACCGTCGAGGAGTCGATCGACCAGCTGACCGCGCTGGTGGGCAACCTGCTCGATTCGTCGCGGCTGGCCGCGGGTGTCGTCCGGCCGGAGTCGAGCCGGGTCTATCTCGAGGAGACGGTGCAGCGGGCGCTGCTCGGCATCAGCAGGGGGGCCACGGGCTACGGCCGGGCCGAACTCGACCGGGTGAAGGTCGACGTCGGGGACCAGGTGGTGATGGCCGACGGCGGACTGCTCGAACGGGTGCTGGCGAACCTGCTCGACAACGCGCTGCGGTACGCCGCCGACGGGCCGATCCGGGTGACGGCAGGCCGGGTCGGGACCCGGGTGCTGGTCGCCGTCGCCGACGAAGGGCCCGGGATCGCGCGCGGTAGCGAGGACCAGATCTTCGACGCGTTCCAGCGCCTCGGCGACCAGGACACCAGCAGCGGGGTCGGGCTCGGACTGTCGGTGGCCCGCGGGTTCGTCGAGGCGATGGGTGGCTCGATCTCGGTCGGGGACACCCCCGGTGGTGGCCTCACTGTCGAGATCGACCTTCCCGCACCGCAGGAGGCGCAGCAGTGA
- a CDS encoding response regulator codes for MTRVLVIDDEPQILRALRINLSARDYDVRTAATGKEALRVAADFKPDVVVLDLGLPDMSGIDVLAGLRGWLTAPVIVLSARTDASDKVQALDAGADDYVTKPFGMDEFLARLRAAVRRSSSSGGSTEPIVETSSFTVDLANKVVTKAGAEVHLTPTEWGILELLVRNSGRLVTREQLLTEVWGPTYAKSSHYLRVYLAQLRRKLEDDPAHPVHLLTEAGMGHRFRP; via the coding sequence GTGACCCGCGTGCTCGTCATCGACGACGAACCCCAGATCCTGCGGGCGCTGCGGATCAACCTGTCGGCGCGCGACTACGACGTCAGGACCGCCGCCACCGGCAAGGAGGCCCTGCGGGTGGCCGCCGACTTCAAGCCCGACGTCGTCGTGCTGGACCTCGGGTTGCCCGACATGAGCGGCATCGACGTGCTCGCCGGGCTGCGCGGCTGGCTCACGGCGCCGGTGATCGTGCTCTCGGCGCGCACCGACGCCTCCGACAAGGTGCAGGCGCTCGACGCCGGCGCCGACGACTACGTCACCAAGCCCTTCGGCATGGACGAGTTCCTCGCGCGGCTGCGCGCCGCGGTCCGCCGGTCGTCGAGCAGCGGCGGCAGCACCGAGCCCATCGTCGAAACGTCGTCGTTCACCGTGGATCTGGCCAACAAGGTGGTGACGAAGGCCGGCGCCGAGGTCCATCTCACCCCCACCGAATGGGGGATCCTCGAACTGCTGGTGCGCAACAGCGGCCGGCTGGTCACCCGCGAACAGCTGCTCACCGAGGTGTGGGGACCGACGTATGCGAAGTCGAGTCATTACCTGCGGGTGTATCTGGCTCAGCTGCGCCGCAAGCTCGAGGACGATCCGGCGCATCCGGTGCACCTGCTCACCGAGGCCGGGATGGGCCACCGCTTCCGGCCCTGA
- a CDS encoding APC family permease has product MQRRLGTLDTVVLGLGSMIGAGIFVALAPAAAAAGTGLLIGLALAAVVACCNAMSSAWLAARYPSSGGTYVYGRERLGPFWGHTAGWSFVVGKTASCAAMALTVGHYAWPAHATAVAVAAVVTLTAISYAGVQKSALLTRVIVAVVLAVLAMVVVLVLRSGSAEPARLVGDRPSFYGVLQAAGLMFFAFAGYARIATLGEEVRDPARTIPRAVMIALGITLVVYAAVAVAVLAELGSARLAAAEAPLSEAVRAAGFGGLVPVVSAGAAIGALGALLALLLGVSRTSLAMARDHHLPHALAAVHPRHGTPHRAELAVGAAVAVVTALVDVRAAIGFSSFGVLLYYAIANASALTLGRRVLPAVGLIGCLTLAFTLPLSSVLAGAAVVAIGMGTYAVQRVRAGSGGPSRPR; this is encoded by the coding sequence CTGCAGCGCCGTCTCGGCACTCTCGACACCGTCGTCCTCGGCCTCGGCTCGATGATCGGGGCCGGCATCTTCGTGGCGTTGGCGCCCGCGGCGGCCGCCGCAGGCACGGGACTGCTGATCGGGCTGGCGCTTGCCGCGGTGGTGGCGTGCTGTAACGCGATGTCCTCGGCGTGGTTGGCGGCCCGCTATCCGAGCTCGGGCGGCACCTACGTGTACGGCCGCGAACGCCTCGGCCCGTTCTGGGGCCACACCGCGGGGTGGAGCTTCGTCGTCGGGAAGACGGCGTCGTGCGCGGCGATGGCGCTGACCGTCGGGCACTACGCGTGGCCGGCCCACGCCACCGCGGTCGCGGTGGCCGCCGTGGTGACGCTGACCGCGATCAGCTATGCGGGCGTGCAGAAGTCGGCACTGCTGACCCGCGTGATCGTGGCCGTGGTGCTGGCGGTGCTGGCGATGGTCGTCGTGCTGGTGCTGAGGTCCGGGAGCGCCGAACCGGCCCGGTTGGTGGGTGACCGCCCGTCGTTCTACGGGGTGCTGCAGGCCGCCGGGCTGATGTTCTTCGCGTTCGCCGGGTACGCCCGCATCGCGACGCTCGGCGAGGAGGTGCGGGACCCGGCCAGGACCATCCCGCGCGCGGTGATGATCGCGCTGGGGATCACGCTGGTGGTGTACGCCGCGGTGGCCGTGGCGGTGCTCGCCGAGCTGGGCAGCGCCCGTCTCGCCGCCGCCGAGGCGCCGCTGTCCGAAGCGGTTCGGGCGGCAGGATTCGGCGGGCTGGTGCCGGTGGTCAGCGCCGGTGCCGCGATCGGCGCGCTGGGTGCCCTGCTCGCGCTGCTGCTCGGGGTGTCGCGCACGAGCCTGGCGATGGCCCGCGACCACCACCTGCCCCACGCGCTCGCCGCGGTGCACCCGCGCCACGGCACGCCGCACCGCGCCGAGCTGGCGGTGGGCGCCGCCGTCGCCGTGGTGACCGCGCTGGTCGACGTGCGCGCCGCGATCGGGTTCTCGTCGTTCGGGGTGCTGCTCTACTACGCGATCGCGAACGCGTCGGCGCTGACGCTGGGCCGCCGTGTGCTGCCCGCGGTGGGGCTGATCGGTTGTCTGACATTGGCATTCACACTGCCGCTGAGCTCGGTGCTGGCGGGTGCCGCGGTGGTGGCGATCGGCATGGGGACGTACGCGGTGCAGCGCGTCAGGGCCGGAAGCGGTGGCCCATCCCGGCCTCGGTGA
- a CDS encoding septum formation family protein, whose translation MTTPPGPPPPPPPYGPPPYGPGGPGGAYPPPPPPPLPYQGQPGPYPPPQKKKKTVWWVIGGLLAVVLVVIVGGVIVWGVTSSGNVTATDVKVGDCLAEIPDGDKVLRVQTIGCDQPHAGEVFAVLTMPDGDFPGQSAVEAYHEKCGPELASYSPAAMTDDSVQLYVLYPTAETWASGDRAVTCIATLEPPRTGSLKG comes from the coding sequence GTGACGACTCCGCCGGGGCCGCCCCCTCCGCCGCCGCCGTACGGACCTCCTCCGTACGGTCCCGGGGGGCCGGGCGGCGCGTACCCCCCGCCTCCGCCTCCTCCGCTGCCCTACCAGGGACAACCCGGCCCGTACCCGCCGCCACAAAAGAAGAAGAAGACCGTGTGGTGGGTGATCGGGGGCCTGCTGGCGGTGGTGCTCGTGGTCATCGTCGGCGGAGTGATCGTGTGGGGGGTCACCAGTTCCGGCAACGTCACCGCGACCGACGTCAAGGTCGGCGACTGCCTGGCCGAGATCCCCGACGGCGACAAGGTGCTGCGGGTGCAGACCATCGGCTGCGACCAGCCGCACGCCGGCGAGGTGTTCGCGGTGCTGACGATGCCCGACGGGGATTTCCCCGGGCAGTCGGCCGTCGAGGCCTACCACGAGAAGTGCGGTCCGGAACTGGCGAGCTACTCCCCGGCGGCGATGACCGACGACTCCGTGCAGCTCTACGTGCTCTACCCGACGGCCGAGACGTGGGCCAGCGGGGACCGCGCGGTGACCTGCATCGCCACGCTGGAGCCGCCACGCACGGGTTCCCTCAAGGGCTGA
- the thiD gene encoding bifunctional hydroxymethylpyrimidine kinase/phosphomethylpyrimidine kinase encodes MNVLPLAPPGQAPLRVLTIAGSDSGGGAGIQADMRTLALLGLHSLVAITAVTVQNSVGVQGFHEIPLDIVAGQIEAVTTDIGTQAAKTGMLASSEIIDTVADTWVRLGLAGTVPLVVDPVCASMHGDPLLHPSALQSLTARLFPLATLVTPNLDEVRLITGIDVVDADTQRAAAQALHALGPRWALVKGGHLRSSSHSTDLLYDGTEFHEYDSVRIDTPHDHGAGDTLAAAAAAALAHGYPVPEAVAFAKAWITECLRAAYPLGRGHGPVSPLFRVSDG; translated from the coding sequence ATGAACGTTCTTCCCCTGGCCCCGCCGGGCCAGGCCCCGTTACGCGTACTGACGATCGCGGGCTCCGATTCCGGCGGCGGCGCCGGGATCCAGGCCGACATGCGCACCCTCGCGCTGCTCGGCCTGCACAGCCTCGTCGCGATCACTGCGGTGACCGTGCAGAACTCGGTGGGCGTCCAGGGTTTCCACGAGATTCCACTCGACATCGTCGCCGGGCAGATCGAGGCCGTGACCACCGACATCGGCACCCAGGCCGCCAAGACCGGCATGCTCGCGTCGTCCGAGATCATCGACACCGTCGCCGACACCTGGGTGCGACTCGGCCTCGCCGGGACCGTGCCGCTGGTCGTCGACCCCGTCTGCGCCTCGATGCACGGCGATCCCCTGCTGCACCCCAGCGCGCTGCAGTCCCTCACGGCGCGGCTGTTCCCGCTGGCCACCCTGGTCACCCCCAACCTCGACGAGGTCCGGCTCATCACCGGCATCGACGTCGTCGACGCCGACACCCAGCGGGCCGCGGCGCAGGCCCTGCACGCACTCGGACCGCGCTGGGCCCTGGTCAAGGGCGGGCATCTGCGGTCCTCGTCGCACAGCACCGATCTGCTCTACGACGGAACCGAGTTCCACGAATACGACTCGGTGCGCATCGACACCCCGCACGACCACGGCGCCGGGGACACGCTGGCCGCGGCCGCCGCCGCCGCGCTGGCCCACGGATACCCGGTGCCCGAGGCGGTCGCCTTCGCCAAGGCGTGGATCACCGAATGCCTGCGCGCGGCCTACCCCTTGGGCAGGGGCCACGGTCCGGTGTCGCCGCTGTTCCGGGTGTCCGATGGATGA
- a CDS encoding potassium-transporting ATPase subunit C yields MSTLLRQHVAALRALLVLTVILGVAYPVVIWLVAQLPVLSHRANGSIIDVDGKPLGSSLIGQSFTDADGAALPQYFQSRPSNAGDGYDPMATGASNLGPESIVDTPDRPSLLTLVCSRSKAVGDLEGADGLRPYCTGGGVGAVLAVFGRSRVVSVNETCGTVTTPFIATYEGVRVECAKPGEDYSAGRIVPVRGSAPADPAVPADAVTASGSGLDPHISPAYADLQVDRVARTRGVSPEVIRTVVAEHTSGRTLGFLGEPRVDVVDLNLALDQRYPARQ; encoded by the coding sequence ATGTCCACCCTCCTACGTCAGCACGTCGCGGCGCTGCGCGCCCTACTCGTCCTCACGGTGATCCTCGGTGTGGCCTACCCCGTCGTCATCTGGCTGGTCGCCCAGCTGCCCGTTCTCTCGCACCGGGCGAACGGCTCGATCATCGACGTCGACGGAAAGCCGTTGGGCAGCAGCCTGATCGGGCAGTCCTTCACCGACGCCGACGGTGCAGCGCTGCCGCAGTACTTCCAGAGTCGGCCGTCGAACGCCGGCGACGGGTATGACCCGATGGCCACCGGCGCGAGCAACCTGGGACCCGAGAGCATCGTCGACACGCCCGACAGGCCCAGCCTGCTCACGCTGGTCTGCTCGCGCAGCAAGGCCGTCGGTGACCTGGAGGGTGCCGACGGGTTGCGGCCTTACTGCACCGGCGGCGGTGTCGGCGCGGTGCTGGCGGTCTTCGGCCGCTCCCGGGTGGTCAGCGTCAACGAAACCTGCGGCACCGTCACCACCCCGTTCATCGCGACCTACGAGGGCGTGCGGGTGGAGTGCGCGAAGCCCGGTGAGGACTACAGCGCCGGCCGGATCGTGCCGGTCCGGGGCAGCGCACCGGCCGACCCTGCCGTTCCCGCCGACGCGGTGACGGCCAGCGGCAGCGGGCTGGACCCGCACATCTCACCGGCATACGCCGACCTCCAGGTCGACCGGGTCGCGCGTACCCGCGGTGTGTCACCGGAGGTGATCAGGACGGTGGTCGCCGAACACACCTCGGGCCGCACGCTCGGATTCCTGGGCGAACCGCGTGTCGACGTCGTCGACCTCAACCTGGCTCTCGACCAGCGCTACCCCGCGCGACAATAG
- a CDS encoding flavin-containing monooxygenase, with amino-acid sequence MTSVQYDAVIVGAGFAGIGAAIQLKRMGYENFVILDREDDLGGTWYVNHYPGLAVDVPTTTYSYFFEPNPNWSRLFSTGAEIKQYADDVADKYDVRRHMRFNVTVEGARWDEDAQMWRVALADGDTLTARYLFTATGFLSQPRLPDIPGIETFDGRVLHTTAWDDSYDPTGERVGIIGTGATAVQLIPELAKKAADLTVYQRTAIWVAPKLDFRISERAKRLFARIPLTQRIVRAITDNIYEAMINIGVVHYRVPLFRRLNISAMDLCKINQFIQVRDKELRRRLTPDYDIGCKRPTFSNSYFRTFTKPHVHLQSDGIDHVAADGIVNADGTKTVIDTLVLATGFDLWEANFPAIEVIGRDGRNLGKWWRENRFQAYQGVSMPHFPNYLSLASPYAFLGLNFFNTMEYQMRLMERLFGELKRRGATTFEVTEQANTAYLDRMTELLGDSLWTLGNCASSRSYYFNPHGEPSLLRPMSTRDAITEASEFPLSDYQIS; translated from the coding sequence ATGACTTCGGTGCAGTACGACGCGGTCATCGTAGGGGCCGGATTCGCCGGAATCGGGGCCGCCATCCAGCTCAAGCGGATGGGCTACGAGAACTTCGTGATCCTCGACCGGGAAGACGACCTGGGCGGTACCTGGTACGTCAACCACTACCCCGGCCTGGCGGTCGACGTTCCGACCACCACCTACTCCTACTTCTTCGAGCCGAACCCGAACTGGTCGCGGCTGTTCTCCACCGGGGCGGAGATCAAGCAGTACGCCGACGACGTCGCCGACAAGTACGACGTTCGCCGGCACATGCGGTTCAACGTCACCGTGGAGGGCGCGCGCTGGGACGAGGACGCCCAGATGTGGCGCGTGGCCCTCGCCGACGGGGACACGCTGACCGCCCGGTACCTGTTCACCGCGACCGGCTTCCTGTCCCAACCCCGTCTGCCCGACATTCCGGGGATCGAGACCTTCGACGGACGGGTGCTGCACACCACCGCCTGGGACGACTCCTACGACCCGACAGGCGAGCGGGTGGGCATCATCGGCACCGGCGCGACCGCGGTACAGCTCATCCCCGAGCTGGCCAAAAAGGCCGCCGACCTGACGGTCTACCAGCGCACCGCGATCTGGGTCGCCCCCAAGCTGGACTTCCGCATCTCCGAACGGGCCAAACGGCTGTTCGCCCGAATCCCGTTGACGCAGCGCATCGTCCGCGCGATTACCGACAACATCTACGAAGCGATGATCAACATCGGCGTGGTGCACTACCGCGTCCCGTTGTTCCGCCGGCTGAACATCTCGGCGATGGACCTCTGCAAGATCAACCAGTTCATCCAGGTCCGCGACAAGGAGCTGCGGCGCCGGCTGACACCGGACTACGACATCGGGTGCAAGCGGCCCACCTTCTCCAACAGCTACTTCCGCACGTTCACCAAACCGCACGTGCACCTGCAGAGCGACGGCATCGACCACGTCGCCGCCGACGGGATCGTCAACGCCGACGGCACCAAGACCGTCATCGACACCCTGGTACTGGCCACCGGGTTCGACCTGTGGGAGGCCAACTTCCCGGCCATCGAGGTGATCGGCCGCGATGGCCGCAACCTCGGAAAGTGGTGGCGGGAGAACCGGTTCCAGGCCTACCAGGGCGTGTCGATGCCACACTTCCCGAACTACCTGTCCCTGGCCAGTCCGTACGCGTTCCTCGGGTTGAACTTCTTCAACACGATGGAGTACCAGATGCGGTTGATGGAGCGGCTTTTCGGCGAGCTCAAGCGCCGCGGCGCGACCACCTTCGAGGTCACGGAGCAGGCCAACACCGCGTACCTGGACCGGATGACCGAGCTGCTGGGCGACTCGCTGTGGACGCTGGGCAACTGCGCGAGCTCGCGGTCGTACTATTTCAACCCGCACGGCGAACCGAGCCTGCTGAGGCCGATGTCGACGCGCGACGCCATCACCGAGGCGTCCGAATTCCCGTTGAGCGACTACCAGATCAGTTAG
- a CDS encoding alpha/beta hydrolase family protein codes for MDEIAGIVHEPAGTPAGAVALTHGAGGSRDAPMLVALCDEWARRGWLAVRYNLPYRRRRPTGPPSGSSAADLAGIVEAVTAVRALTDGPVVAGGHSYGGRLTSMAVADHGLRPDVLTLFSYPLHPPGKPERARTEHLPRITVPTVFTHGTADPFGTLDELRSAVALIDAPTTIVEITGARHDLRSKRLDVPALAVEAALESLR; via the coding sequence ATGGATGAGATCGCCGGCATCGTCCACGAACCGGCAGGCACGCCGGCCGGGGCCGTCGCGCTGACGCACGGCGCCGGCGGCAGCCGCGACGCCCCGATGCTCGTCGCGCTGTGCGACGAATGGGCCCGGCGCGGCTGGCTCGCGGTCCGCTACAACCTGCCCTACCGCCGGCGCCGGCCCACGGGTCCGCCGTCGGGATCCTCGGCCGCCGATCTCGCCGGCATCGTCGAGGCCGTCACCGCGGTGCGGGCCCTGACCGACGGCCCCGTCGTCGCCGGCGGCCACTCCTACGGCGGGCGGCTCACGTCCATGGCGGTCGCCGACCACGGCCTGCGACCGGACGTGCTGACGCTGTTCTCCTATCCGCTGCATCCGCCCGGCAAGCCCGAGCGGGCCCGCACCGAGCACCTGCCGCGCATCACCGTGCCGACCGTGTTCACCCACGGCACCGCCGACCCGTTCGGCACGCTCGACGAGCTGCGGTCGGCGGTCGCGCTGATCGACGCTCCGACCACGATCGTCGAGATCACCGGCGCGCGGCACGACCTCCGCTCGAAACGCCTCGATGTGCCCGCGCTCGCCGTCGAAGCGGCGCTCGAATCGCTGCGCTGA